In the Synergistaceae bacterium genome, GCTAAAAAGAGGCCCTTGACCTTGGCATCCTTGCCTAAAAACTGCATAATCTTTTCTTTAGGGACCCATAGATCTAGAAGTGCCGTAAGAACAAAGATCACTGGCATAATCATAAGCATTTCTTTAATATAGTAGCCACTATTTTTTACTGAAGCCAATCCCATGGAGGGGTTGATGATAGAAATAAGCCCGTATGCCAAAATAATTGTAAACAGGAAAAGGTTATCTTTTATTCTCTTAAAAATCATCATATAAAGACCCCCATTATTAATGCAATAATTATTGCAAATATAAAACTAAATCCATTGCGTATTGCTGTGAACTTAGTTCCAAATTCCTTTTTTTCAAGTGGAAATGTCACTATTCCAACCATGGTTAGGGTGGTTAAAAAGGCAACAGAGGGAACTACAC is a window encoding:
- a CDS encoding permease; protein product: VVPSVAFLTTLTMVGIVTFPLEKKEFGTKFTAIRNGFSFIFAIIIALIMGVFI